In the genome of Luteitalea pratensis, the window TCGTGGGCGCTGGCACCGTCCTGAACCTGCGCGGCAGCTACACCTACTACCTGGAACTGAGCCGCTCGGATGAAGGATTCGGGTTCGATGCGACCCAGCTGGGCTTTCCGGCAAGCCTCGTGGATCAGTTGCCGCAGCAGATATTCCCGCGCGTGAACATGGCCGAATACGTCCAGTTGTCGCGCGGCCAGGGCGAGAACCGCAACGACATCTGGTCGATTCAGCCGAACATCTCACTGACGCGTGGGCGCCACAACATCCGCGCCGGCCTCGATTTCCGCAGCACGCACAAGGCAGGTCGCAGTCTCGGCGAGGCCGGCATGCGCTTCGACTTCAACCGTGGGTTCACGCAGCGTGAGTTCAACCGCGCTGATGTGCTGTCGGGAAGCTCCTTCGCGTCGTTCCTGCTGGGAGCCCCGTCCGGCGGGGTGGTGGACAACAACCTGCTGCCCGATTACCGCTGGACGTACGCCGCCCCATGGATCCAAGACGACTGGAGGATCACCGATCGCTGGACGGTGAATGCCGGCGCCCGTTGGGACTACAGCAGTCCGTTGAGCGAAGAGGAGAACCGGCTGAACTACATTTTCGACCCCTCGATTGCGAACCCTGCGTCGTCGCGCATCGACCAGTCGCGATTCCCTGGTTATCAAGTGCAGGGCGGCCTGACCTTCGTCGATGTCGACGGCAACCCGGAACAACCCTGGGAACTCGATCGCAACAACGTGCAGATCCGCCTCGGCACTGCGTATCACCTGAACGAAAAGACCGTCGTGCGCGGTGGCTACGGACGCTATTACCTCAATCCGACCGGTCAGGGCCACAGCCAGGGTTTCAGCATCCAGTCGACCCTGGTCCCATCTCTCGACGATAACCGTACGCCGACGTATGCGCTCGGCAATCCGTTTCCGAATGGTGTGGACCAGCCCGCGGGCAACTCGCTCGGTCCGCTGACGTTCCTCGGGCGGAACCTGTCCTACGCCAACCCGGAGTTCGTGGTTCCGAAGGCAGATCACTTCTCCGCTGGCGTCCAGCGACAACTGCCGTGGGGGATGACCTTCGACGTGAGCTATGCGGCGAGCCGGTCGACGCAGCAGGAAAGTGAGTTCCGCGGCATCAACGAGCCGGGTCGTGACCTGCTCGATCGGTGCGACGTCACGAAGGGCGGCTCGCGAGCGCTCTGCGACGAGCAGCTCCCGAACCCGTTCTACCAGGTGCCGGGCTTCGAGGGGACGGCACGGTTCACGAGCCCCACGCTGTCCCGGTTCGAGTTGAGCCGTCCATTTCCGGCGTTCGGAACCATCTTCGAGACCCAGCGCAACGACGGCACCATCAACTACCACTCGCTCCAGTTCGTGGCCAACCGGCGTTGGGCGAGGGGCCTGGTCGTCAGCGGCAACTACACCTTCGTTCCCAAGTTCGAGCAGATCGGCGCATCGTCCGGCTGGACGCAGTCCGCGCCGGAAATCGGCGGGCTCAACGCGTTCATCGATCCCAGCACCAGGGAACTCGTGCGTGGCCCGTACTGGACACACCGGCGTCACCGCATCTCGATCTCGGGAGTGTACGAGTTCCCCTTCGGCGAGACGCGCACCGGCCTGATGAAGGTCCTGCTCGACGGGTGGTCCGTCGCCCCGATGTTCCTCTATCAGTCGGGGCAGCCCTGGCGGATCCCGCAAAACACGGAGGTGGTCGGCGACCCGTCGCTGGATCCCACCAAGGACGGTCAGTTCATCTACGGCGTGCAGCCCTGCGTGGGGCAGCGCAACGCGTCTGGCGGCTATACGCTGTTCGCCTACTCGGTGAATTACGGCTGCACGGAGCCGTTCTTTCTCGTCCGCGAGCCATACCAAGCGCGCACAGCGCAGGTCGTCGACGACCGGATGCGCCGCCCGGGCTACTGGCAGCTCGACCTGAACTTCGCCAAGACGACGCAAATCACCGATCGCATACGATTCCAGCTGCGCGTCGAGGCGTTCAACGTGTTCAACAGCCCGATGTACGACGAGCGCGACTACACACGCGACACCGCCTCAGACGACTTCGGCCGTATCAACCGCAACATCCAGGGGCAGTCGAACTTCCAGCGGGTCGTCCAGCTCGGGTTCCGGTTGGTCTTCTAGCCGGCCCTGCGTACATGACCGCCGCACGTCAAGGGCCATGAACCACAATCGCTTGGCCTACAGCCTACGTCCTGCCGCCTACCCCTCCGGTAGGCTGTAGGCTATGGGCCGTAGGCCATACCGATGGGTTCGCGGGAGCCTGCCTGCCACCGTGCGCATCGTCTCCTCCGTTGTCGTCCTCAGCGTGCTGACCCTGGCGTGGGCCGACGCGCCCTCCTCCGGTGGCCTCACACCCCAGACGGGCGCCGAGTCTCACGCCCGACGCATCACCTGGCAGGACGTCGGGCCGCTGCACGCGCGCCTCGAGGCGCGCGGGTTTTCGGCGGCCGACTTCTCCGTCCGCATCGATCGCCTCGCTGAGGACAACGCCCGGCGTGTTCACCTCGGAGACCTGGATCACCTCGTCTTCTTCGCACTCCAGTCGACGCGCTTCACGAGGCTGCCGGCGATGGAGCCGGCGCTCAGCGCCAGGGCGCTGGTCGACGACATGGACCCTGCGGACCGCGACGCCTTCTTCGCCGACCCCGCCTCCGTTCGCGGCCGCGTCAACCCCGCCGTGCGCGCGCGCCTGACGGCGTTCCTGCGTGCGATTGCTGCACCGGGCGCCGACGCACGGCTCGCGTATTTCGGTCGACTCGTCGGCGACGCGGTCCCTGCCGCGCGCGATCGCGAGGCGGCGCTCGTCGCCGAGTACCTCCGCGTGATGCGATTCGTGTACGAGAAGGAGTTCGGTGCGGGCCGATCCACGTCAGCGGCGGCGGCTGCCCTGTACCGCACGCGCGGCCTGAGCACCGACACCGCCGTCGAGGCAGGATTTCTCGTGTCCCAGGGCCTGGGCGTGCTGCGCGGCCTTCAACCCGATCGGCGCGTACGTCGAGTGCTGATCATCGGCGCAGGGCTCGACATCGCGCCGCGCACGGCGCTGCTCGAAGCGGCGCCGCCCCAGAGCTATCAACCATGGGCCGTGCTCGACGCGCTGATCGGCCTCGGCCTGGCGAGGCTCGACGAGGTCGAGATCGTCGCGGCCGACATCAACCCCCGCGTCGTCGATTACCTGCAACAGTCACGAACCATTCCACCTCAGCTCCTGCTCGTGTCGGGGATCGGTGACGATGGCCGGGTGGCGCTCGCTGGTGGATACCGCGAGTACTTCGAGGCGTTTGGGCGTTCGCTGGGGCAGGTCGACACCGGGCCGCGCACCGGTCGTGGCATGCTCCTCGTGCCTGCCGGACATCTTTTCAAGCGTGTCCAGGTCTCCCGCGAGGCCGCACAGGTCCTGCACAGCGAGCGATTCGACGTGGTCACCGAGCGCATCGTGGGGCGCACCTTCGATCTCGTCGTGGCCACCAACGTGTTTCCGTATTTCGACGACGACGCGCTGATGCTCGCGGTGGCGAACATCGCCGGTATGCTCGATGGGGATGGCGTGCTGCTGCACAACGAGCCACGCCCGACGCTGTTCGAAATCGCGGCGGCGCTCGGCTTGCCGCCGTGGCAGTCACGCCATGCGATCATCGCGACCGTGCGAGGGGCACCTCCGCTCGGCGACAGCATCTGGCTGCACGGTCGCCACCTTGTCGCCAATCGCTAACGGGTTGGCCCGCGCACTGGCGTCCCGCGGCCTTCTGTCAGCGTGACCAGCCGGTCGATGCCGCTGGCCACGAACGCTTCCTCGACGCCGCTGGGCCACCGCACCGAGACACCGGTCACGGCGGTTGCGTCCCCGAGGCCGAAGTGGAGGCGGAGGTCGTTCTGCGCGTAGTAGCTTCCGCCGCCGCGCACCTCGTCCACGAAGGTCCGTCCGCCTGACGACACGGTCACGCGCGCGCCGATCGCGTTGCGGTGCGACACGGTGCCGGCCAAGGCGATGCCGAGCCAGTGGCCCGCGCCCGGACGGATGTCGAGACGGAACAGGTCCGGTAGCGCGTGCATGTTGTTGACCACCACGTCGATGTCACCGTCGTTGTCGAGATCGCCGAATGCGGCGCCCCGGCTCGCGGCTGGTGTCGTCACGGGTGGGCCGAGTCGATCGGTGACGTCCTCGAACCGTCCCTTGCCGCGATTGTGATAGACCACCTTCCGCTGCCTGTATGCGGCCTCGCCGGCCAAGGCTGAGACTTCGGGGTAGACGTGTCCGTTCACCAGGAACAGATCGGGCCACCCGTCGTGCTCGAGGTCGAGGAAGCCGACGCCCCATCCGAGCCAGCGCGTGTTGATGCCGATACCCGCCGCAAACGTGCGATCGTCGCAATCGCCGCGGCCCGTGTTGGCGTAGAGCGTCGACGTGTCACCCGCAAAGTTGGTGCGGAAGATGTCCATCGTGCCGTTCCGGTCGTAGTCGCCCACGGCCAGGCCCATGCCTGCCTGCGCCCGGCCGTCCTGGCTGAACGCGCAGCCAGCTTCGATGGCGATGTCGTTGAAGGTGCCGTCCCGGTTGTTCCGATAGAGCGTGCTCGGCTTCGAATCGTTGGCCACGTACAGATCGATCCATCCGTCATCGTCGAAGTCGAGCGTCGTGACGCCCAGCCCGTATGTCCCGCGCCCGCGCACGATACCCGACTTGTTCGAGACGTCCTCGAACGTGCCATCGCCACGATTCCGATAGAGCGCGTTCGTCGCGCCGGGAAGGCCTGGCGGCCCGCACGCCACCGGAAGGCCCTTGTAGCGGCACAGGCCGGACTCGGGCATTGGCGTCGCCCCGAGGTCGAGGTCGATGTAGTTGGCGACGAAGAGGTCGAGGTGACCATCGCGGTCGTAGTCGAGGAACGCGCAGCCCGCGCCCCATCGGCGCGCTGTCACCAGGCCCGCGCCAGCGGTGGTGTCGTCGAACGTACCCCCGGGGCGGTTCCGGAACAACCGGTTCTGTCCCCAGTAGGTCACCAGGAAATCGTCGCGGCCATCCGCGTCGTAGTCGCCGACGCAGGCCGCTTGACCCCAGCCGGACTGGCGAACACCGGCGCGGTCGGTCACGTCCTCGAAGGTGCCGTCGCGGCGGTTGCGATACAGGTGTGCCGTGGGTTCCTGGCCAGGCGGGAACCCCTCGAGCGTGGTGCCGTTCACCAGAAAGACGTCGAGCCAGCCGTCGCCATCGATGTCGATGAGGGCCACGCCGCTGCCCGTCGTCTCGAGGAGGTAGCGGTTGCGCTCGCTGCCCCCGTACACGGTGACGCTGTCGAGACCGGCCTGGCGGGCGACGTTCACGAACGCAAACGGCAGGGCATCACCTTGCCCCGCCGTGAGGCGCAAGCCAGTCACGAGGAGGACCGCGGCTACGGCCGCCGCGATCCTGGCGCGAAAGTCGACGTGGCTTCGCACTGCAGCACCGCGACGGGACGACGTTGTCATCGCCATATGGCGCCCTGCCCAGTCAGGCCGGTGGTTGCGGGACCCACACGAGTGTCGCGGCCGACACCGTGATGTCGGACTTCTTCGGGCGCAGCACCAGGGGCTGCAGCGCCGCGGCGTCGTCACCGGCGGCGGCCGTCGCCTCGTTCTCGATGGCGGCCTGCATGTCGGCGAGTTTCTGTTGTTCCGAGGCCAGGTTTTCCTCGGCGCGCGTCACGTCCTGCTTCTCCTTCATCACCTTGCTGGCGCCACGGGCGGCGGTGCCGAGTCGCCCGGCATTGGCGGCGCTGAAGGCCTTGCGGCCGAACAATGCGCCGAAGACTCCTGTCGCGGCGGTCACGATGGCTGATCCCGTCGAGGACGTGACCTCCTGCTGCTGCTTGCCCAGCTGCTGTTCGGCCTTGCGGATACGGTCCTGGAGCGCCTGCAGGCGTGTCCCGTACTTTTTGCGAATCGCATCCACCTTGGCGTCCCGTTCGACACGGAGCGCCTCGGACAGCCGTGCCCGGAAGGCCGCCTCGGTCTCGCCCGGCGTCGAGTGCGTGCCGCTCGGCGCGTGCTCCTGCAGCGTGATCGCCTTCGTGTCGTACAGCCACGTGGCCACGGCCTTGCGCCAGGCCTCGTAGCTGCGCGGCGTGCTCGCGGCGGTGGGCAGATCGCCGTACGTCGCGGGTCCGCGTGGCGCCTGTTCGAGGTCCTCCGGGGCGACGTCCACCGATGTGGCCCGGTCGAGCGCCAGTGGCGTTGCGCCTGCCTGCAGCGGCACCAGCACCTGCACCGGCACCGTCTCGGCGATGCGCCGTTTCGTATCCGCGATGCGCACGGTGCCGGCTACGTAGAGCGCCGGGGCGTAGGCGAGGCCGGCTCCCGCGGCGGCACCGCGCGCCGGCACGAAGAGGGCCGTGACGCCAGGCGGGAGGACCGGCGGCGCACTCGCCGCGGTTGTAGGCGCGCCCTCGCCGTTCGGCGTTCGGCGTTCGACGTTCTCCAAGCCGGCGTTCGGCGTTCTGCGTTCGGCGTTCTCGCGCGCCTTCAGCTGTCTGATGTGCGTGCGCGTCAACGGACCGCGCAGGTAGGAGAGTGTCCACCGTGTCTCGAACGTCACCGGCGCCTGCTCGTGCACGTTGTGCATCAGGAACACCCGGTTGCCGAGCCCGGCGAGCACGTCGCCCATGCGTGCCCCGTCGAAGCTGCCGTCACCGCTGGCGCCCGCGAGGCCCTCGAGCACGCGCGCCTTGTCGCGTTCGGTCTGCAGGCGTCCGATGAACCAGGTGCCGGTGTTGGACAGCGCCTTGTAGTCCAGATCGACGGGGTTCTGCGTGGCGAGGACGACGCCCAGCCCGAAGGCGCGTGCCTGCTTCAGCAACAGGAGCATCGGACCCTTCGACGGCGGGTTGGCCACCGGCGGCAGGTAGCCGAAGATTTCGTCCATGTAGAGCAGCGCGCGCAGGCTCGTCGTGCCCGACTGCATTCGCACCCAGCCGAGAATCTCGTTGAGCAGCAGCGACACGAAGAACATCCGCTCGGCGTCGCTCAGGTGCGAAATCGAGAACACCGCGGCCCGTGGCCGTCCGTCGGGTGTGCGCAGGAATGACGCGATGTCGAGCGGCACGCCCGTGAGCCACTGATCGAAGCCCGGCGCCGCGAGCAGGTTGTTCAACGCCATCGCCAGGCCGAAGCGCTCCTTGGCCGGGAAGAACGCATCCAGTTCGAGGGCGCCGATCCGCGTGACAGGTGGGGACTGGATCTGCTGGATGAGCGTCACCAGGTCCAGGTCGGTGCCGGCGAGCCAGGCGGTCTCGAGCAGCTTGGCGATGAGGATGTGTTCGCGCGACTGCAGCGGATCGGCCTCGATGCCCGCGAGGCCCAGCAGACTGGTCGCCGTGGTCTGGAGACGTTCGCGCAGCAGGTCGCGATCCTCGAGCACCGCCGGCGACGGCACGGCGAACGATTTCAGGATCGACACCGGCGTACCGGCGCTGCTCCCTGGCGTGTAGATCGTGATTTCGGCGGCGTCGTGCAATCGCTTGACGCGCGCGGCGTCCTGGCCCCAGCTCTCGAGGCCCTGCCGCCAGCGCTCGGCCTGCGCCGCGGCAAACGCCGACACGTCCTGTCCCGCGCGTTGCGCCTCGTCCTCGTTCACCCACGGTGCGAACGCCTCGCCCGACAGCGACGGGAAGGTCAGCGCCAGGTTCGAGAGGTCGCCCTTGGGGTCGATGATGATCGCGGGGATGCCATCGATCAACGCCTCCTCGAGCAGCCCGATACAGAGGCCCGTCTTGCCGCTGCCGGTCATGCCGATGCACACCGCATGCGTCAGCAGATCGCGCGAGTCGTACATCAGCGGCGCCGGCGTTGCCGTCTTCGTCGTGAGGTCGTAGGGGCGGCCGAGATAGAACGCACCGAGTGTCTCGAAGTCCTGCATGGTTGCTGATAGTAGCGAATCACGACCATGGCCGAGCTGCCTTTTCGGCCCGTACGCTATACGCTCACGTCGTGGCCGAGTCGTCCCAGCGTCGCCCGCGCCGCATCCGCAACTACCTGCTGTTCACGCTCGGCGTGATCGTGGCCCTGTCGGCCGCCATCGGGCTCACCGCGCGCCCTCGCCTCGAGCACTGGCTGCGCACCACAGTCATCGCCACGCTCGAGAAGCGCCTCGATAGCCACGTCGAACTGCAGCGCATCTCGATCGAGATCGGACCGGTCACGCGCATCAGCGGCGGCCCACTGACGATTCGCCATCGCAGCCGGCTGGACGTCGCACCGCTCGTGCACCTCGATTGGTTCGAGACCACGATGACGTGGCGCGAACTGCTGCGCCGCCCCCGCCGCGTGGACACGATCACGCTGACGGGACTGGCCATCGCCATCCCGCCGTCGCCGGGCGAGGGGCAACCTCGCTTCCCGAAGGCCGATAAGACGTCTGGCGAGTCGTCAGCGACGACGATCGGTGACGTCACCGCACACGACGTCGCGACAGAACGCCCCGTCCAGGGGCAGCCGCCCACGTCGGCCGCGCCGCCCCAGGTCGCACCGCCTGCTGGCACGCCCGGCAAGACGCCGGCGGTGATCATCGGGCGAATCACCGCCGACGCCGCGACGCTGACGATCCTGCCGCGCGAGATCCGCAAGCTGCCGCGGCGTTTCGTCATGCACCGCCTCACGGTGCGTGACATCACCACGACCCTGCCGATGTCGTTCGAGACGGTGCTCGAGAATCCGCAGCCGCGCGGGCGGATCGAGAGCAGCGGCACCTTCGGGCCGTGGAACGTCGAAACGCCCGCCCGCACGCCACTCGAGGCCGACTATCGTTTCGTCGACGCGGACCTCTCCACCATCAAGGGCATCGCCGGTATCGTGCAATCGACAGGCACCTACGACGGCGTCCTCGAACGGATCGAGGCGGTCGGCACCACAACCATGCCCGGCTTCGACCTGAAGGTGGGTGGACGACCGATGCCGCTGTCCACGAAGTTCACCGTGATCGTGGACGGCACCAACGGCAACACCTACATCCAGCCCGCCGAAGGGCTCCTCGGGGCGCATACCCCCATCCGCGTCACCGGCGGCATCGTCAAGGCCGAGGATCGACGGGGAAGGACCGTCGATCTGGCGACGACGATCACCAATGGGCGACTGGAGGAGGTACTGGCGCTCGTGGTCGACGGTGCGCCCGCGATGCGGGGGCGGCTTGGTGTCGTGGCCTCGCTCCTGATTCCCCCTGGGCCAGTGCCGGTGGTCGACAAGATGGTGCTGGCAGGCCGCTTCACCCTGGCGGACGCGACGTTCACCAGCCGGGTGATGCAGGACAAGCTGGACGAGCTGAGTCGGCGTGCGCAGGGACGGCCGCGCGACGCCGACATCACCCGCGCGCTGTCGGCCTTCACCGGGCAATTCAGGATGGCTGACGGTGTCATCCGGTTCCCCGCGGTGTCATTCGTCGTGGATGGCGCGAGGGTCGAACTGTCGGGCACGTACGCCGTGCGCGGGCAGGGGCTGCACTTCGACGGCCGCATCCGCCTGCAGGCCGGCGTCTCGCAGATGCTGGTGGGGAAGAAGCGGTGGCTGCTGCGGCCATTCGACCGGTTGTTCCGGCGCGACGGCGCGACCGAGTTCCCGATTCACATCCGCGGCTCGGTCGCGCACCCGGTGTTCGGAGTGGACGTCCGGGAAACCGTCAAACGCGCCCTCCTGCCTGGCCGGTAGCACCACAGTGGGAACGCCGAACGCCGAACGCCGGACATGGTCAGCCCTGATCCTGAGCGTGGGTCCTGGGCGCAGCCGCGACGCGGCGAGGGCAATGCCTTCGACATTCCGGCATTCCCGGCATTACTGAATTCTGCAGAATGGGGTGGGTGAGGGGATTCGAACCCCCAACATCCGGAGCCACAGTCCGGCGCTCTGCCCTTGAGCTACACCCACCGTGCTGGAGTGGTCGACGCGTCCGGCGTCGAGGCAGCTCGAAAGTATACCACCGCCCTTCCGCGCCAGCCACTCGCATCATGCCTCATGCCTTACGTCTCATGCTGGCTATGCCACAAGCCATAAGCGTAAGCCGTAAGCCGCAAGCCGCGGACACCGTCTGGCGACGGTAATCCGGGCGGAGATGCTCACGTTTCACACGCCCGCGCCGAATACCGGAGCGGCCGGTATCGCCCGGTCCGCGACTGGCGGGAGTGTGTGTGACGAGAATTCGCGGGAGCCTGTGCATCGTGGGAGGCGTCGCGTCGATGCTCGCCGGCACGACGTCGGCCGTGGCGCAGGTGTCGGCGCAGCCGGCATCGGTCGCCGCACTCCCGGCGACGCCTGCTCCCGCGTCTGTGTGGCCGGTGATCATCGGCGTCGCGGCGCTGCTGTGCGTTCTCGCAGGTGCACGTGCGTGGTACGCGAGGATGCGCCGTGTGGTTGCGTCGAAGGAGCAGGCAGAGGCGCTCTCGGCCCTGCGACGCCGCGAGGCCGAGGACGCGTTGCGTGCGACCGAGCGGCAGATGCAGCAGCTCGTGCACTCGATCAATGCGATCGTCTGGCGTCGCGACCTCGGCACCGGGTGTTACACGTTCGTCAGCCAGGAGGCCGAACAGCTGCTGGGGTATCCGGTCGCACACTGGACCGAAAGGGCCGGCTTCGTCGAGGGCCTCATGCATCCCGACGATCGCGAGTGGGTGGACGGCTACAGTCGTCGCGCCAGCGCGGAACATCGCGACCACACGATGGAGTACCGGGTGTTCGCGCAGGAGGGGCGTGTCGTGTGGTTGCGCGACATCGTGTCGGTCATGGTCGAAGGCGGCGAGGCCCGAGAGTTGATTGGCGTGATGGTCGACATCTCCGAGTACAAGGCTGCCGAGGAGGCGCTCGAGGCCGCGCACGCGCAGGCCCTGGCCGCGACGCGCGCCAAGTCCGAGTTCCTCGCCTCGATGAGCCACGAGATCCGGACGCCGATGAACGCCGTCATCGGCATCACCGACCTGTTGCTCGACACGGAGCTCACCGCCGAACAGCGGCAGTTCGTGGAAACCGTCCGGTCGTCGGGAGACGTACTGCTCAACGTGATCAACGACATCCTCGATTTCTCGAAGGTGGAATCGGGCAAGCTCGAATTCGAGCGCATCGGCCTCGATCCCGAACAGCTGGCCGACGATGTGGCGCGGCTCATGGGCGAGCGAGCCACCGCCAAGGGGCTCGAGCTCACCTGCCGCGTCGACGCGAACGTGCCCCGCAATCTCGTCGGCGATCCTGGTCGCCTGCGACAGGTGTTACTGAACCTGGTCGGCAACGCCATCAAGTTCACCGAGCGCGGCGACGTCGCCATCCGGGTGAGCGCGTCCCAGATCACCGAGACGACTGCGACATTGCGCGCCGAGGTCAGCGACACGGGAATCGGCATCTCGGCGCAGGCACAGACGCGCCTCTTCGACGCGTTCACGCAGGCCGATGCGTCTACCACTCGTCGGTTCGGCGGCACCGGACTGGGGCTGGCGATCTCCAGGCGGATCATCGACTTGCTTGGCGGCCGGATCGGCGTCGAGAGCGTGCCTGGCGAGGGGACGACGTTCTGGTTTGCGGTGCCCTGCACCATGGCCGGCAGCGCCGCGCCGCGCGCCGAGGTCGCTGTCCTCGGCGGCATGCGCGCCCTCGTGGTCGACGACAGCCGTGCGTCCCGGATGATGATCGAGCAAACACTCATGGACGCGGGCCTCGTCGTCCATGTCGCACGCGATGCCGAGGAGGCGCTGGCGTCGATCGACCCGCATGCGTGGCCGCACGTCGTGCTGATCGACGAGGGCCTTGGCGACGGTGGTGGGATGCCGCTCGCCGAACGGCTGCGCG includes:
- a CDS encoding TonB-dependent receptor; the encoded protein is MSSAQWMGGVVCAMAMVVSATAAIAQEFRATVRGQVVDASGGSLPGAIVSVQNADTKELATAVTNDQGNYSIPFLRPGPYTVTVELEGFQKYVQSALQLEVGQTATINATLGVGDRTEEVTVTAQTVLESSNANRGDVIDNRRIAELPLQSRSPIALATLVAGVNYNAQAVYLRPFDNGALADFSMNGGANRNNEFLLDGAPNNANQDGNNIAYVPPAEAVQEFKIATNTYDAQYGRSAGGVVNMSLKSGTNSLHGVGYEFMRRKWLDSNSFLLNSRDAPKSDHYLDQYGFSVDGPVRIPGLYNGMNKTFFLFTGERYREGTPAPLFNTTPTEAMRRGDFSDYRDVNGNLITIYDPATGRNVNGTWVRDPFPGNIVPADRINPVAREIMQYYPLPNNTTAGVAPWQQNLGYADQVNRDVFWNWVAKVDHNINANNRTFFRWAENERNELRNTSPIRSGPAQDGQLPLIRANRAIVGDWVHIVGAGTVLNLRGSYTYYLELSRSDEGFGFDATQLGFPASLVDQLPQQIFPRVNMAEYVQLSRGQGENRNDIWSIQPNISLTRGRHNIRAGLDFRSTHKAGRSLGEAGMRFDFNRGFTQREFNRADVLSGSSFASFLLGAPSGGVVDNNLLPDYRWTYAAPWIQDDWRITDRWTVNAGARWDYSSPLSEEENRLNYIFDPSIANPASSRIDQSRFPGYQVQGGLTFVDVDGNPEQPWELDRNNVQIRLGTAYHLNEKTVVRGGYGRYYLNPTGQGHSQGFSIQSTLVPSLDDNRTPTYALGNPFPNGVDQPAGNSLGPLTFLGRNLSYANPEFVVPKADHFSAGVQRQLPWGMTFDVSYAASRSTQQESEFRGINEPGRDLLDRCDVTKGGSRALCDEQLPNPFYQVPGFEGTARFTSPTLSRFELSRPFPAFGTIFETQRNDGTINYHSLQFVANRRWARGLVVSGNYTFVPKFEQIGASSGWTQSAPEIGGLNAFIDPSTRELVRGPYWTHRRHRISISGVYEFPFGETRTGLMKVLLDGWSVAPMFLYQSGQPWRIPQNTEVVGDPSLDPTKDGQFIYGVQPCVGQRNASGGYTLFAYSVNYGCTEPFFLVREPYQARTAQVVDDRMRRPGYWQLDLNFAKTTQITDRIRFQLRVEAFNVFNSPMYDERDYTRDTASDDFGRINRNIQGQSNFQRVVQLGFRLVF
- a CDS encoding CRTAC1 family protein codes for the protein MRSHVDFRARIAAAVAAVLLVTGLRLTAGQGDALPFAFVNVARQAGLDSVTVYGGSERNRYLLETTGSGVALIDIDGDGWLDVFLVNGTTLEGFPPGQEPTAHLYRNRRDGTFEDVTDRAGVRQSGWGQAACVGDYDADGRDDFLVTYWGQNRLFRNRPGGTFDDTTAGAGLVTARRWGAGCAFLDYDRDGHLDLFVANYIDLDLGATPMPESGLCRYKGLPVACGPPGLPGATNALYRNRGDGTFEDVSNKSGIVRGRGTYGLGVTTLDFDDDGWIDLYVANDSKPSTLYRNNRDGTFNDIAIEAGCAFSQDGRAQAGMGLAVGDYDRNGTMDIFRTNFAGDTSTLYANTGRGDCDDRTFAAGIGINTRWLGWGVGFLDLEHDGWPDLFLVNGHVYPEVSALAGEAAYRQRKVVYHNRGKGRFEDVTDRLGPPVTTPAASRGAAFGDLDNDGDIDVVVNNMHALPDLFRLDIRPGAGHWLGIALAGTVSHRNAIGARVTVSSGGRTFVDEVRGGGSYYAQNDLRLHFGLGDATAVTGVSVRWPSGVEEAFVASGIDRLVTLTEGRGTPVRGPTR
- a CDS encoding helicase HerA domain-containing protein gives rise to the protein MQDFETLGAFYLGRPYDLTTKTATPAPLMYDSRDLLTHAVCIGMTGSGKTGLCIGLLEEALIDGIPAIIIDPKGDLSNLALTFPSLSGEAFAPWVNEDEAQRAGQDVSAFAAAQAERWRQGLESWGQDAARVKRLHDAAEITIYTPGSSAGTPVSILKSFAVPSPAVLEDRDLLRERLQTTATSLLGLAGIEADPLQSREHILIAKLLETAWLAGTDLDLVTLIQQIQSPPVTRIGALELDAFFPAKERFGLAMALNNLLAAPGFDQWLTGVPLDIASFLRTPDGRPRAAVFSISHLSDAERMFFVSLLLNEILGWVRMQSGTTSLRALLYMDEIFGYLPPVANPPSKGPMLLLLKQARAFGLGVVLATQNPVDLDYKALSNTGTWFIGRLQTERDKARVLEGLAGASGDGSFDGARMGDVLAGLGNRVFLMHNVHEQAPVTFETRWTLSYLRGPLTRTHIRQLKARENAERRTPNAGLENVERRTPNGEGAPTTAASAPPVLPPGVTALFVPARGAAAGAGLAYAPALYVAGTVRIADTKRRIAETVPVQVLVPLQAGATPLALDRATSVDVAPEDLEQAPRGPATYGDLPTAASTPRSYEAWRKAVATWLYDTKAITLQEHAPSGTHSTPGETEAAFRARLSEALRVERDAKVDAIRKKYGTRLQALQDRIRKAEQQLGKQQQEVTSSTGSAIVTAATGVFGALFGRKAFSAANAGRLGTAARGASKVMKEKQDVTRAEENLASEQQKLADMQAAIENEATAAAGDDAAALQPLVLRPKKSDITVSAATLVWVPQPPA
- a CDS encoding PAS domain-containing hybrid sensor histidine kinase/response regulator, whose product is MTRIRGSLCIVGGVASMLAGTTSAVAQVSAQPASVAALPATPAPASVWPVIIGVAALLCVLAGARAWYARMRRVVASKEQAEALSALRRREAEDALRATERQMQQLVHSINAIVWRRDLGTGCYTFVSQEAEQLLGYPVAHWTERAGFVEGLMHPDDREWVDGYSRRASAEHRDHTMEYRVFAQEGRVVWLRDIVSVMVEGGEARELIGVMVDISEYKAAEEALEAAHAQALAATRAKSEFLASMSHEIRTPMNAVIGITDLLLDTELTAEQRQFVETVRSSGDVLLNVINDILDFSKVESGKLEFERIGLDPEQLADDVARLMGERATAKGLELTCRVDANVPRNLVGDPGRLRQVLLNLVGNAIKFTERGDVAIRVSASQITETTATLRAEVSDTGIGISAQAQTRLFDAFTQADASTTRRFGGTGLGLAISRRIIDLLGGRIGVESVPGEGTTFWFAVPCTMAGSAAPRAEVAVLGGMRALVVDDSRASRMMIEQTLMDAGLVVHVARDAEEALASIDPHAWPHVVLIDEGLGDGGGMPLAERLRARAPHPLAILLLSSRPTGAPVTMERTARLMKPLRRSELLEVLEKIGRPMVAAAVPAPAPRALAPGRSRAAHVLVAEDNPVNQTVARLMLEKCGCRVDVVANGALAVDAVRAGRYDLVLMDCQMPVCDGFEATRRIRALPAPLDGIIIVALTGNALAGDRERCLAAGMNDYLAKPVRRDALADALARYLPADARNTAA